The Echinicola rosea genome has a segment encoding these proteins:
- a CDS encoding DUF6807 family protein: MKTILNSAILFLGLNLLFSCTHAQKFSFEKSAEGIMLTENGQPRYFYQTAPKSLDGNYPRANYVHPLYGLDGEVLTEDFPADHLHHRGIFWTWHQLYVNGKRIADPWFCEGISWKVINSEETIQGPQATLQSTVQWLADSLQNTPVLEEKVKITFERLEADAFSLTFDVTLTSLVEGVQLGGSEDAKGYGGFSPRIKLPDDVTFHSEGKSISPQNLPVQAGPWMNLTGTFDGTTSSNITIMGEPDKLPSYQGWILRSANSMQNIAFPGKEPIALPKGAPLHFRNMILVHRQCSTEEIDEYYRQFRQD; encoded by the coding sequence ATGAAAACCATTTTAAATAGCGCTATTTTATTTTTAGGACTAAACCTACTATTCTCATGTACCCATGCACAAAAGTTCTCCTTTGAAAAATCTGCCGAAGGAATAATGCTTACTGAAAATGGACAGCCGAGGTATTTTTACCAAACAGCCCCCAAATCCCTTGACGGCAATTACCCCAGGGCCAATTACGTCCATCCACTTTATGGACTGGATGGAGAAGTGCTAACGGAAGACTTTCCTGCCGACCATTTACACCACCGCGGCATTTTCTGGACCTGGCATCAGCTCTATGTCAACGGAAAACGAATCGCCGACCCTTGGTTTTGCGAAGGCATTTCGTGGAAGGTCATTAATTCCGAAGAAACCATCCAAGGCCCACAAGCAACGCTCCAGTCCACTGTCCAATGGCTGGCAGATAGCTTGCAAAACACACCTGTCTTGGAAGAGAAAGTTAAGATTACCTTCGAACGACTGGAAGCTGACGCATTTTCACTCACATTTGACGTCACGCTGACATCATTAGTAGAAGGTGTGCAACTCGGTGGATCGGAAGATGCCAAAGGATACGGGGGCTTTTCGCCCAGAATCAAGCTCCCAGATGATGTTACTTTCCACTCAGAAGGAAAGTCAATCTCACCTCAGAACCTCCCTGTCCAAGCTGGTCCTTGGATGAATCTCACCGGCACCTTCGACGGTACAACGTCATCGAATATTACCATTATGGGAGAACCGGATAAGCTTCCTTCCTACCAAGGATGGATACTGCGGAGCGCCAACAGCATGCAGAACATTGCCTTCCCGGGAAAGGAACCTATCGCTTTACCAAAAGGCGCTCCACTTCACTTTAGAAATATGATTTTGGTGCATAGACAATGTAGCACGGAGGAAATAGATGAATATTATCGCCAATTTAGACAAGACTAG
- a CDS encoding helix-turn-helix domain-containing protein, with amino-acid sequence MEIGLKKKLEDELVLKVSRMKPIIKPTKPHKHAGYHELIFLSKGAGQHTIGDEAFDVVPPTGFYLGPGQVHCWDFSKIPEGYVILFKEEILSLYPKAQSYLFDFPKQFNIPDESDFFHLLDTFFAEFKAGNEMDFLAAYLNLVIIKSSSIAQQNKNNTPSVTKEFAAFRQLVNEHFTEIKNVESYADMLHLSVKKLNEICKSAINATAREVIKERILIEAKNLLTHTNRNVSEIAFELNFTDSSNFVKFFKGQTTLTPLDYRSRAIG; translated from the coding sequence ATGGAAATTGGTTTAAAGAAAAAGCTTGAGGACGAACTCGTACTGAAGGTTTCACGCATGAAACCGATTATCAAACCAACCAAACCACATAAGCACGCTGGGTATCATGAATTGATTTTTCTCTCCAAGGGAGCTGGCCAGCACACCATCGGAGACGAGGCTTTTGATGTCGTTCCGCCAACGGGTTTTTACCTTGGGCCAGGCCAAGTTCACTGTTGGGACTTTTCTAAAATCCCGGAAGGCTATGTCATCCTCTTCAAAGAAGAAATCCTCTCGCTCTATCCAAAAGCACAAAGCTATCTCTTTGATTTCCCAAAGCAATTCAACATTCCGGATGAAAGCGATTTTTTCCACTTATTGGACACGTTTTTCGCGGAGTTTAAGGCAGGTAATGAAATGGATTTTCTCGCGGCTTACCTAAACTTGGTGATTATCAAAAGCAGTTCTATTGCCCAACAAAACAAAAACAACACTCCAAGCGTCACCAAGGAATTTGCCGCATTCAGGCAATTGGTCAATGAACATTTTACGGAAATCAAAAATGTAGAGTCTTATGCCGATATGCTCCATCTTTCGGTCAAGAAACTCAATGAAATCTGCAAAAGTGCTATAAACGCTACCGCAAGAGAAGTGATCAAGGAAAGAATACTTATTGAAGCAAAAAATCTATTGACGCACACCAACCGGAACGTCTCCGAAATTGCTTTTGAACTCAACTTCACAGATTCCTCCAACTTTGTGAAATTCTTTAAAGGGCAAACCACCTTAACTCCCTTGGACTATCGATCTAGGGCAATTGGATAA